Part of the Zingiber officinale cultivar Zhangliang chromosome 8A, Zo_v1.1, whole genome shotgun sequence genome, AGGAATTGATAGGCAACAGCATCATGAGTCGTGTTCATCTTTTCTAGCTCCTTCAGAGCATCCTCTGCTTTCTGAAACATGCCAGCATCAACATAAATTGAAGCGAGATTACTGTAAGTTGTCCAATCAGCCTCAACTCGCCCATCTCTCTTCATCTCTTCTATAACCCGCTCAACCTCAGGAATATCTTTCATGGCAGCAAAAGACCGCATCCAGATATTGTAAGTGAAACAATCCGGCGTTACATCATTGGCTTTCATCTCTTGAATGATGcttgaaatctttccttgctgGTCAGTTTTAGAGTACAGGGTCATCAAGCTGTTATAGGCCATGGGGCTTGAAGCAAACCCCAATTCCTTCATTTTGTCCATGAGAGCTTCTGCCTTCTCAGATAGCAGTTCTTTGCAGTAGCAGTTAAGGAGCGCACCATATGTGAGATGATTTTTAGAGTCATCTGGAAGATTGACAAAGTACTCTTCGGCTGAAGAAATTCCTCTCGCCTTAGCAACAAGATCGAGATGAATTGCTTGATCACTCACTGTCAAATTCATTCCTCTTTTAGACATGACCTCTGATAGCTGAAATGGTATCAACGGGGGTCAGCAAGTTCTTGTTATGAGATAggaaaaacaaggaaacaaagcTGAAATATAGTAAATCCACAAACACAAAGAGAAGTTGGTGCTTGTTTAGCCTTACTAGTTATTGATACGGCAATTTGTGCATGTGTTGAATAAGTAATGTGTTAAGTAAGCTGGTAGTATCTGCGCCTGAATTCTAAAGCGTACTCCATCAATTATAACATGCAAGCATATCAGTTGTCATGCAACATATAGAAGACATATTGATGACCTGAGAAATAATCAACTCTTTAGATTCATTTAGCATACAAAAAGGCATGCTTACGACCTAAACATGCAATCAGGTTTTAATCATTGCTTCATACTTTGACATCATTCATTTATCACCATTTTCATTGGTTTCAAAGTGATCTCAGATAACCATATGAGTTCATTGAGCAAACAAATAGATGAGTGTTAACTTCAAGCAGGATTTATAACCGTGAGACTACCGAAACAAGCATGCCGTCTAATTTAGAacatttgaaaaacaaaatctGATATGAAATGGAACTCCATCCTCTTCTAAACCCAAAGCAAACAACAGAAGGTTcagatttatttttccttgttgCAAAAGTAGCACAtgattgaaattttaattttatatataaagCAATTTAGAATCTCATTGGAAAAAAAAGGCCAAGTCAATTactaaaatttcataatttgaCTAAATTCACCCAATTGGAACCTTAGACCTGTAAGTAATGGGAATCAGGGCATTATCCTGATCATTGCAATTCAGATCGTAAATCTAAATAGGTCATGAATCAATGATATGCCACAATGCTTACATCAGGTGACCTCCAATGGAGTCAAGCATATCAAAGACCTACTTTTAGGAAGAGTGTCATCAAGTCCATATCTAAGTTATGTCGTATTTGGTTTGTAATTGCTAGTAACTGATTCTAGTTTTCTATATATGCGATCAGTCTTCATTGGTTCCTTGCTGAGTTTAGGACGACTGCCGATCCTAGCTTACATATACACATGAcatggtttgatttctttctgtgAGTAATTTTTAAGATTGACGGACCTAGATCTAGAGCTGAGATGCAATTGACCTTGGTGTAAATCACAGACCGCAAAGATGTGAATCTTTCTCGCTTTACTCTTCAGCAATCATCTTCCACTAAATATTTTGATAGCTTCCTTTCTTTCAATATCCAGATTTTCTGATCCATCTTTCATGAGATTTTGAGCTATTTCTATGAATTTAACTTACACATGCTTGAGCGATTGCAAATCTACTTTTTCTACAGCCAATTTAGTCCTCGTTCTCAAGGTTTTTTCTTGAATACATGATCCTGCTTCATGTATGTACAAATCTAGTTTGCTCTAAACCTAAGAAATGTCTATAGCTCATTCTCGATAATTAGTGCCACTGTAAATCTTAatcaagagatagcaagtctaaCTTTGTATCATAAATAGGCTGAAAGTCTCACACAGAATTTCGTAGAACACTTAAACCAATCAGAAAAATCTTTTCAGCAGATGTAGTTGTTAACATTGACTCATAATATCATCCAAAAGCATCAGTCATGACTGTTAATCATGTAATTGAAGTATCCAAGTTGGTGATATAATTACAAACAAATATAACTAAACAAAATAGTTCAGCTCACATGTATAGTCTTATATCAGATTGTTGGCATAAATCATGATCTGAAACCTGAAGATAGAAAATCATGTTTACTTCTATCTCAAATCAGGCGAAGCATAAAATTTGCTGGTTCCTTGAGTAATCAAGAGAAAGCTCTATGATTGATAGAACTGTAATGGACTTTCAAAACCAACCAGGCAATTCACCAAATTCGACATgatatttgatcagctcaggaaCAACAAAATGAGTTGGATTACCCAAAAGATTTGCAACCAAGTTCACAGATTATATCGAGCACGCCAATAGGTAGGAACTGAGAGTATTTCAAAAACAATTTCCATGAACAATCAAGCAGGATCCTTCCTTTATTTCGTCCCAGGAACAATTTCTAtccaagagaaagagagagaggttAGATAGGTACCTTGAGGGCGGGGCGGAACAGCTTGTGATCACGCAACCTGCGGATGGCGGCGCCAACCTCCCATTTATGGACGCGCTTGTGGCTCTTGAGGAACTCCTCGAGCTTATTCCGCACTGTCATGGGGGCGTTGCCCTCCCGGAAGAGGCGCCTGTAGAGCGCCTCCTCTAGGAACTTACCTGATCGCTTCGCTAACTCTCTCGTCTTCGGCGCCAACGCCATCGGCTCCCACTCAAGTCTCTCTCCGCCGCCGACGGTTTTAGGATTTTTTTGGTTTACTTGCTGGAGATTGGGTCGACAGTCTCCGCTTTCACTCTAAACCTAATATCAGgtcgaaaataaaaaattatgaaaaaatttatataatagatttttttctatttatttcattaaaaaaagAATGAATTACTTGCTTTATTTATCTAATAAGCATATGAATTTACAAATCTATGCGTGGATATTTATTTATCGAAATATATCATTTGATTTCTATGATAAAAACAATTTTTGATATATCAATTTCTAAATTATAAATACAAATTATTATTCGGtcgatcatttttaaaattttaatttttaaattagtgaTAAGAATATTCGATCTTTAAATTAGAGAAGTTTTacattagttttaaaatttatgaatatataatatttattggGGCGTAATTATAGGTGGGTTGATGAACTTCACTAGGTAAATAAATAAGTCATGATACGATCCTTAATTACCACCAACATAATTGATGCGGTGTCGATGAAGGGCTCCATCCCACTATCACGATGGAGATCAAAAGtgatcaaagtcaagatggtcaatgaGTAGATGACATCTATCGATCGGATGAAGCACGCCCCGATCGGGGATAAGTCTCCGACCCACTGACGTCTTCCGACACGGGGAGCAATCAAACAACCGACACTCAAAGACAATGTGCAGAAatcgagccgagcggctaccctaCTCGGCCAGACAACAAAGTTTAATATGCAGAATGCAACTTAGgctgagcggctaccccgctcggcccaaTATCAGCTTCGGCAATAACAAAGTAGACCTTCGGCCGAACAGACACGCACTGAGGCCTGAGGGCCAGCGAGGTTCTGGCCGACCAAACGGGGCACTAGTGCAGCggaattccggccgagcggccaacccgctcaGCCTAACAGTATACTCCTGATATCCAgtaatatccttttgggagttggtgtcgcCGACACTGGACATGGACTGCAAGAAAATCGTACGacgaaagcttccactgtcacttcagagatatgtgttaggatgcatactaaaagcctagattttggtataaacatttatctagaaataagaatcacattggtcaaatgtctacatttataataaatgtagttattcaattaatttacattgtagataacatggtgtgtggtgtcacacacagaagatcatgttatcagtaccttataaattataaacagtagctcacgaccaagatggaaaggaacaaaccattggaaggtcgtagtgtaattatgtattagtttatcttaactatataattacactagtacacttagagtgtattgagtaggaccattataggtcgtttcttttatactgactttataaaggaacaaagacctcagttattatggaagtgtgtgctcttaatcctaatataataacaagcacatatatttgatatttatttctttaatttatcaatgggtgagatttagttcgataaatcaataagcccgataagttgggaaatgatatcacttatagtgtgtgctgttgattatagaaggaaactgtgtcctagtaatctaggttgagaatgtccccaagaggagctcataaggattgtcatgttaaacactgcaagtggacttagtccgacatgacgataaggttgagtggtactactcttggactaagatattaattaaatgagttatcagtaactcacttaattagtggacattcgacatcttaaacacagggagactaacacactcataataagaaggagcccaaaatgtaatttgggattggtgcggtagttcaataatagttctttagtggaatggattattattgatgaaattaagttgtgtgtttggggcgaacacgggaagcttaatttcatcgggagaccaaaaccaattcctcctctcggtccctatcgtagcctcttgtatatagagatttatagtcaccacatacccaccttcttacccatccaatggggctggccaagctagcttggaacccaagctagggccggccaagaccaagtggatgagccaagttggtggccggccaaagcttgggtcccaagcttaggtggtcggccacgagaatattaaaaagaatttttattaaaattatttcttatgtggatatcatggttttaaaagagagtttaaaaattaaaaatttccttttatagctttctacaaaagattaagagaagagattaatctctttccttatttgtagattaaaaggatgattttaatttttggtaaaaactttccttatttgtaaatcatctacatgtttaaaagagagtttaaaatttgaaatctttccttatttgttgattaaaaggtagattttaaattttaagaaaactttcctttttaaccatgttcatgatttaaaagagagtttaaaaattaaatattctcttttataagtttctacaagagattaagaaaagatttgatatctttccttatttgtagattaaaggagattttaatttttagagataactttctttttatccacatgtttaaaagaaagattttaatttataaaatttcctttttactaaccatgaagggattaaaattattggagaaatttttataaatttctggagataaattaggaagttttaattaattcaaactctccttgtttatagcttgtggtggccgaccatatgaattgagaaaagaaaattgatttttaattaattaaaattttcttttcatggcaaaagaattaaggaagtttttattaaaattttcttatttgccaagaccaagaattataaaagagggggtagaggtgccttcatagggtgaacaacctctattattttctccctcttttcttccttggtgtggccggcctcttccctttctcttctctccatccttgtggccgaacctctcttcctccttggagatcaagtggtggccagattttagcttggagaagaaggagagaaagcttacatcccttggagcttggttagtggaaaaagatcttcatcttttggaagcattgtgcttggccgaaacttgaagaaaggagaagaaggtgcttggtggtttctcatctcggaagatcgctgtccacacaacgtccgaggttagaagaggaatacggcagaagacctagaggtttttgtttgcaaaagaaaaggtatactagtatttaatttccgcatcatactagttttattcctttgtaaaaataccaaatacaagaggcatgcgattctagtatttcgaatttgttttcgatgttgtgttcttttgtttatcttttccttgtgatttgattgttctttttggttgacctaaagttatttaaggaaattaaatattagctttccttaaaaggctttgtctaggcggtggtggttgttcccatatccaagaaggtcatgtgcctcgccatgcaatcctggaagccaattttggaaattaatatttaatggaattaataatctaggtgatttggatcgaacgtgttaagttccgtaggagatccaagtctaaacctaaaagaacaaataaattaaactttggatcaaacgtgttaagttccgcaggcaatccaagtttaattaaaagaacacgtggtagctaggaaaaggttcagacctttgtaaaaaaattttgtacagtggaaccattaggctttccgagtagcaaccaacaatatgctCGGCCCTTTAACGTACTATGTcaaggacactttactgacacgtcTATTCAtgaaaagctttgagaagcgtgctcaccttgggaagcgtgcacgcgcgctaccgaagctctatataaaggggtgtCTAAGCATCggtggaggtatgcgatattcactaTTTGTGCTACAGTAGTCCTTTTATTGCTCCGCTTTCCACTTCATTATCGGcgattgacttgagtgtcggagggctaaCGCTGGTGACTCCTTCCTTGGCTTGGCACTGACACAGTCTGTGTTGCAGGTCCGCTcggagtccacaggaggtcagcgtgagcgccacatccccagctttcaatctcttcgactttcggacaagatcatatttgGCAGTCTGTGGGAGCGTAGCttgcatccgagccgagaagatggaggacgctagacgactcaccaccgtgacgctcacccAAGAGGAGTTTGAGATGCCCGTTCAAGCTTAAGCAATAAAGATGATCGAGTAGCAACAACAACAGGCGTTAGCCGATCGGCAAGCGCCACAGCCTGCAACATTGGCAGCCGGTAGACGAGC contains:
- the LOC122009256 gene encoding pentatricopeptide repeat-containing protein At1g60770-like isoform X1, translating into MALAPKTRELAKRSGKFLEEALYRRLFREGNAPMTVRNKLEEFLKSHKRVHKWEVGAAIRRLRDHKLFRPALKLSEVMSKRGMNLTVSDQAIHLDLVAKARGISSAEEYFVNLPDDSKNHLTYGALLNCYCKELLSEKAEALMDKMKELGFASSPMAYNSLMTLYSKTDQQGKISSIIQEMKANDVTPDCFTYNIWMRSFAAMKDIPEVERVIEEMKRDGRVEADWTTYSNLASIYVDAGMFQKAEDALKELEKMNTTHDAVAYQFLITLYGRTGNLVEVHRVWRALKVARPKMVNMSYLNMIQALVNLKDLSGAEECFKEWDNKHASYDIRIANILIKAYIDEGMLDKANDFKKHAKERGGRLNPKTWEIFMNYHLKNEDIKKAHWCADRAIKKGRSLGRIWVPPSEAITAIMAYFEKMKDVSAAEEFIELLQKVQKDLGPEVFESLIRTYANAGMKSPGIRRRLKMENVVVSSDTEKLLDSISNE